One genomic segment of Thalassospiraceae bacterium LMO-SO8 includes these proteins:
- a CDS encoding formyltransferase family protein — MPHEIILLTGDVEGPHLAAVLMAHNPTVHVNHVDGADSLRRALDLAGGAAANAGRRLIAFCTGVVVPSDVLDALPGPAYNFHPGPPTYPGSWAAGFALYDGATRFGATLHVMERRVDEGAIIDVDWFDLPAGLKLRYDELEVMAYQRCVGLFHKYAAHLAADDSPLPPSSETWSGTKRSKAEAAAMREPPRDASEQEIRRRFRAFGG; from the coding sequence ATGCCGCATGAGATCATCCTGCTGACCGGCGACGTCGAGGGGCCCCATCTGGCGGCTGTCCTGATGGCCCACAACCCGACCGTTCACGTCAACCACGTCGATGGCGCGGATTCCCTGCGTCGCGCCCTCGATCTGGCGGGCGGGGCCGCCGCCAACGCGGGCCGGCGGCTGATCGCTTTCTGCACCGGGGTCGTGGTGCCGTCTGATGTTCTCGATGCCTTGCCGGGCCCGGCCTACAACTTTCATCCCGGCCCGCCGACCTATCCGGGAAGCTGGGCCGCGGGCTTTGCCCTGTACGACGGGGCAACCCGATTCGGCGCGACCCTGCATGTCATGGAGCGGCGCGTGGACGAGGGGGCGATCATCGACGTCGACTGGTTCGACCTGCCGGCGGGGTTGAAGCTGCGCTACGACGAGTTGGAGGTCATGGCCTACCAGCGTTGCGTCGGCCTGTTCCATAAATACGCGGCGCATCTGGCGGCGGACGATTCGCCCCTGCCCCCGTCGTCGGAAACATGGTCCGGGACCAAGCGCAGCAAGGCGGAGGCCGCCGCCATGCGCGAGCCGCCGCGCGATGCCTCGGAACAGGAAATCCGCCGCCGCTTCCGCGCCTTCGGCGGCTAA